In Fusobacteria bacterium ZRK30, the DNA window TGCTCCTTTAATGGATGTAATGGTAAGCCTTCATCTAAAACTTCGTTGAGGGCTCTTACTCCTATCCTTACAGCTTTTTTTAATCTATCAAACTCAAACTCATCTTTTGTCTTATTTAAAAAACTAGGAAGAACCAATGATCCTAATAAACAGCTTCCTCCTGCAGGAAGGGGTTCCTCTGCACAAGGGTTAGTTCCTGCAAATTCAAAATTTTCATCTTCACTGAGAAGATTCCAGTTTGATATTCTATCCCAAAATAACATCCCTGGTTCAGCATAATTCCAATTTTGCCGTGCCAATTCTTTAAATAATTCTCTAGCTCTAACTTCCTTTTCCATAACCTCATCTGTATCTAAAACTTCAAATTTTAATGTAAACAATTCATCTTTTTTCACTTTCTCCATAAATTCATCGGTCATCCGAACTGAAATATTAGCTTTTTGGACTTTTGAAAGATCTCCCTTTATTCCTATAAAATCTTGAATATCCGGGTGATCTATCGAAAGGGAAAGCATTAATGCCCCTCTTCTACCATTTTGTCCTATGATCTCTGTAGTAAGGTTATATAGATCCATAAAAGATACCGATCCTGTGGTTTCCATAGCCGAATTATTAACTACAGTTCCCCTAGGTCTTAGGTTGGATATATCGATCCCGCATCCGCCACCATAGGAGAAAGTACGAGCTAATTTTTTAGCTGTTTCAAATATTGATTCTAAGTTATCTTCAGGAGGAGTTAACACATAACAGTTTGAATACGTTATCTTCCTTCCTAACTTATGTAGTCCCCTATTGGCTAATATCCTTCCTGCAAAAATAAATTCTTTATTAACTATAGCTTCCTTTAATAAGAGATTACCATTGGAAATCCTTTCCAGCCACTCTTTAAAAGTTTCATCACTATATTTATATTTTTTTCTCCAAATATCCTGTCCCAAAATATTTTCTTCTCCTAGCCACTTCACCTCATTCAAAATAATTTCACCCCATTATATAGTTTTTTTTTCACACTTTTTACTAAATATTGTGTTTCATATTATATTATATACCACCGATTTCGATATTTTCATACTATTATTTTAAAAAAATATACAATATTAGAATAAAATTTATCTATTCATTAACAATAAATAGAATAATAATTATATAAAAAAGTTGAAATCCTCTATTAAATATGGTATAAATTGATAGAGGCATTGAAGCCCTTATTTTATAAGGGATAAAAAATGGGAGGTATTAAAATGACTAAAAAAGAATTCGTAGCATTATTTGCAGAGAGAGGAAATTTTGAATCTAAGGCAGAAGCTGAAAGAAAATTAGATACGTTCATGACAACTGTTGAGGAAGTATTATTAAACGGAGATGAAGTTAACTTTATCGGATGGGGAAAATTTGAAGTAGTTGCAAGAGCTGAAAGAAAAGGAAGAAATCCTAAAACTGGTGAAGAGATCACTATTCCTGCTAAGAAAGCTGTTAAGTTTAAAGCTGGAAAAAAATTAAACGACAAGATGAACTAAAGAAATTAAAAAAGGAGATTTTTATCTCCTTTTTTTTCTTCCATTTTTATCAAATTACATGCAATAATTTTTATTTTTATAATTGCTTAATTTCTTCCTAGTTTACCATATAAAACTTCTTGTTGTTTAGATGTGAAATCGAAATATATCATAGTATTTTCAACATTTCTGTGGCCTAAAATGTACTGAACTTCCTTTATATCAAGGCCGCAATCAGCTAGATGAACTCCAGCTGTATGTTTTAAAGTGTGAAAGTGTTGTTTTTCTTTTGGTATATCTGCCAAATCAAAATATTTTTTACATAATCTCGTGAGGTGCTGACGACTGAGAGGTGTAGATTTTCTGCTTAAAAATATATAATTTGAGTTATTCTCATAACCGATATATTCGCTTAATAATTTACTTGTCCCTCTCGTCAAACGAATGGTATTATTTCTACTTCCCTTCAATCTTCTGCAGAATAGTTCCTTACTATTTTCATGGAAATCTTCCTTTTTTAAGTTAGAAATTTCACTTGCTCTCAACCCGCACTCATAGGCAAGGAGAAAAATCAACTTATCTCTCTCAAAAAATTTAAATTGTTGTTTCTTTTTATCCAGTGAAAATATGTTTTCAGCTTCTTTAAAAGATAACATTAGTTTATCAAATTCTGCATTGGTCAAATATTTAATTTCTCTG includes these proteins:
- a CDS encoding site-specific integrase, which gives rise to MDINQLDALRKKLEENKDDLVISMLLEDKIKELEKQLKKGKKKRSVNREIKYLTNAEFDKLMLSFKEAENIFSLDKKKQQFKFFERDKLIFLLAYECGLRASEISNLKKEDFHENSKELFCRRLKGSRNNTIRLTRGTSKLLSEYIGYENNSNYIFLSRKSTPLSRQHLTRLCKKYFDLADIPKEKQHFHTLKHTAGVHLADCGLDIKEVQYILGHRNVENTMIYFDFTSKQQEVLYGKLGRN
- a CDS encoding HU family DNA-binding protein — protein: MTKKEFVALFAERGNFESKAEAERKLDTFMTTVEEVLLNGDEVNFIGWGKFEVVARAERKGRNPKTGEEITIPAKKAVKFKAGKKLNDKMN